One Nostoc punctiforme PCC 73102 DNA window includes the following coding sequences:
- a CDS encoding M42 family metallopeptidase, with amino-acid sequence MWDYDRLFEIIEELVMHHSPSGAEAEINQLLMQRFAALGVEVWCDRADNIIAKIPGKNPDRAMSNDKPLLYERLRQRAYAITAHKDEIGAIVKSLGDEGRVEVRKLGGSFPWVYGEGVVDLLGDRETISGILSFGSRHVSHESPQKVQQEDTTVKWENAWIETKRTTDELEAAGVRPGTRMVIGKHRKHPIRLKDHIASYTLDNKASVAILLALAENLKQPVVDVYLVASAKEEVGAIGALFFTQNQPLDALIALEVCPLSEEYPIKDGESPILLSQDAYGIYDEGLNGQVRQSAKQLDIPVQLTILSQFGSDASIAMKFGHVARAACLAFPTQNTHGYEIAHLGAIANCIDLLKAFCETEF; translated from the coding sequence ATGTGGGATTACGATCGCTTATTTGAAATTATTGAAGAATTAGTGATGCACCACTCTCCTAGTGGTGCAGAAGCTGAGATTAACCAGTTGTTGATGCAACGATTTGCGGCGCTGGGTGTAGAAGTGTGGTGCGATCGCGCCGATAATATTATCGCCAAGATTCCAGGGAAAAATCCAGACCGAGCGATGTCTAACGACAAGCCGCTTCTCTACGAGAGGCTACGCCAACGCGCCTACGCGATCACAGCACATAAAGATGAAATTGGCGCAATTGTTAAAAGTCTCGGTGATGAAGGTCGTGTGGAAGTCCGTAAACTCGGCGGTTCTTTCCCGTGGGTTTACGGCGAAGGGGTTGTTGATTTATTGGGAGATCGGGAAACCATTAGCGGTATTCTCAGCTTTGGTTCCCGCCACGTTTCCCATGAATCGCCCCAAAAAGTCCAGCAGGAAGATACTACTGTTAAGTGGGAAAATGCCTGGATTGAAACGAAACGAACTACAGATGAACTCGAAGCAGCTGGCGTTCGACCTGGAACTAGAATGGTAATTGGCAAGCATCGCAAGCATCCAATTAGGTTAAAGGATCATATTGCCAGTTACACTTTGGATAACAAAGCCTCTGTTGCCATTTTGCTAGCTTTGGCTGAAAACTTGAAACAGCCAGTTGTTGATGTTTATTTGGTAGCTTCAGCCAAAGAAGAAGTAGGAGCAATTGGAGCGCTATTTTTTACCCAAAATCAACCCTTGGATGCGTTAATTGCTTTAGAAGTTTGTCCATTATCCGAAGAATATCCGATTAAAGATGGGGAAAGTCCTATACTTTTATCTCAAGATGCTTATGGGATATATGATGAGGGATTAAATGGACAAGTACGCCAATCTGCCAAGCAACTTGATATACCAGTGCAGCTAACGATATTGAGCCAGTTTGGTAGTGATGCTTCCATTGCCATGAAATTTGGACATGTAGCCCGTGCTGCGTGTTTGGCGTTTCCTACCCAAAATACACATGGCTATGAAATTGCTCATTTAGGAGCGATCGCTAACTGTATTGATTTGTTAAAAGCTTTTTGTGAAACTGAGTTCTAG
- a CDS encoding chlororespiratory reduction protein 7 yields MPDSLMYQQDHFVLLETDKPEQFLTQSELLEKLKTTLQQLIIQDLPPDLQKFDTVEAQAQYLLDTGCELDIGPGQYLQWYAVRLEK; encoded by the coding sequence ATGCCAGACTCATTAATGTATCAGCAAGATCACTTTGTTCTTTTAGAAACAGATAAACCAGAGCAATTTCTGACACAATCAGAGTTATTAGAAAAGCTCAAAACAACTCTTCAGCAACTTATAATTCAAGATTTACCGCCTGACTTGCAAAAGTTTGATACTGTGGAAGCTCAAGCACAATATTTACTCGACACTGGCTGTGAATTAGATATTGGCCCTGGGCAATATTTACAATGGTATGCAGTTCGTTTAGAAAAGTAA
- a CDS encoding response regulator, whose amino-acid sequence MSGISSFSVSKQPPLILVADDDKTIRVLLRKAMEQEGYRVVEVNDGKQCLDAYETIKPDIVLLDAVMPVMDGFTCCKQLLQIARNNLISALATFDTDSALNNTVISKIWERTPILMITCLDDEESVNRAFDAGATDYVTKPIHWPVLRQRLRRLLQQGQVYKQLEAANQALQHLANVDGLTELANRRRFDDYLNTQWINLAQEESPLSMILCDIDYFKFYNDKYGHPAGDVCLQKVGAVLNLKAQKHQDLVARYGGEEFAVIMPYTHASGAIHVAATIQAGIKDLQIAHAGSAVSQHVTLSMGVATVVPTWESSPSDLIVRADKALYQAKAGGRDRFVSSF is encoded by the coding sequence ATGTCAGGCATAAGCTCATTTTCTGTTTCTAAACAACCACCACTGATTCTAGTGGCTGATGATGACAAGACTATCCGAGTGTTGTTGCGTAAAGCTATGGAACAAGAAGGTTATCGAGTGGTCGAGGTCAATGATGGTAAGCAATGTTTAGATGCTTACGAGACTATCAAACCGGATATAGTTTTGCTAGATGCTGTAATGCCTGTGATGGATGGCTTTACCTGCTGTAAGCAATTGCTCCAAATTGCCAGGAATAATTTAATCTCAGCCCTTGCAACCTTTGATACTGACTCGGCTCTTAACAATACTGTCATCTCCAAAATATGGGAGCGCACTCCCATATTGATGATCACATGCTTGGACGATGAGGAATCCGTAAACCGTGCTTTTGATGCAGGAGCGACTGATTATGTTACTAAGCCAATTCACTGGCCTGTATTGCGTCAACGGTTGCGCCGACTGCTACAGCAAGGACAAGTATACAAACAATTAGAGGCAGCAAACCAAGCTTTGCAGCACCTTGCCAATGTAGATGGCTTAACTGAGTTGGCTAATCGTCGTCGCTTTGACGATTATCTCAATACTCAGTGGATTAATCTCGCCCAAGAGGAATCTCCTTTGTCAATGATTTTGTGTGATATCGACTATTTTAAATTTTATAACGATAAATATGGCCATCCTGCTGGAGATGTCTGTTTACAAAAGGTGGGTGCTGTCTTAAATCTGAAGGCGCAAAAACATCAAGACTTAGTAGCGCGTTATGGTGGCGAAGAATTTGCTGTGATTATGCCATACACCCATGCATCTGGTGCAATTCACGTGGCCGCAACGATACAAGCGGGAATCAAAGATTTACAAATTGCTCACGCCGGGTCTGCGGTGAGTCAGCATGTCACGCTAAGTATGGGCGTAGCAACTGTTGTACCTACTTGGGAATCCTCACCTTCAGATTTGATTGTACGGGCAGATAAAGCACTCTACCAAGCAAAGGCAGGGGGGCGCGATCGCTTTGTCTCAAGTTTTTAA
- a CDS encoding histidine kinase produces the protein MLKHDYMQVSQDQPIYSEAPLQLLLFVDGRPKSRQQVQRIRAYLKELQAEYTFEVQTIDVGQQPYLAEHFKLVATPALIKIHPEPRQVLAGSNIIAQLKNWWPRWQVAVDAYLKLQEDLQEHMDDNGRGTLPKSTIHSVAVSAELIRLSDEIFRLKQEKDNLQEQLQFKDRVIAMLAHDLRNPLTAAAIAIETLQSNYNLETGEFQRLKPSMTAHLLKQARNQTKVIDRMITDLLQVGRGKDTEFPLSPQKVQLGKVFLDVLEELCDRYTAKSQEVETDIPSDLPYVYADPERIRQVLVNLLDNAIKYTPEGGKISVSGLHRTTQKVQFSIGDTGPGIPVENRDRIFENHFRLQRDEGKEGYGIGLCLCQRIIVAHYGQIWVDSAPNNGAWFHFTLPVYPS, from the coding sequence GTGCTGAAACACGATTACATGCAAGTTTCCCAGGATCAGCCTATTTATTCTGAGGCCCCACTCCAACTGTTACTTTTTGTCGATGGACGACCTAAGTCCCGCCAACAGGTGCAGCGAATACGTGCTTACTTAAAAGAATTGCAGGCTGAGTATACTTTTGAAGTTCAAACTATCGATGTTGGACAACAACCTTACTTAGCAGAACACTTTAAGTTGGTAGCAACGCCAGCTTTAATCAAAATCCATCCTGAACCACGACAGGTTCTGGCTGGGAGTAATATCATAGCGCAATTGAAAAACTGGTGGCCTCGCTGGCAAGTCGCTGTAGACGCTTACTTAAAATTACAGGAAGACTTGCAAGAACACATGGATGACAATGGTCGGGGTACATTACCCAAATCCACTATCCATTCAGTTGCTGTTTCTGCTGAACTAATCCGACTCTCAGACGAAATTTTTCGCTTGAAACAGGAAAAAGATAACCTTCAAGAGCAGCTACAGTTTAAAGATCGGGTGATTGCTATGCTGGCGCACGATCTCCGCAATCCCCTAACTGCTGCCGCGATCGCAATAGAAACTCTCCAATCTAACTACAATCTAGAGACAGGGGAATTTCAGCGCCTCAAGCCATCGATGACGGCACATTTATTAAAACAAGCCCGCAATCAAACTAAGGTCATTGACCGAATGATTACTGACCTTTTGCAGGTAGGGCGTGGAAAAGATACAGAGTTTCCTCTATCACCACAAAAAGTACAACTAGGTAAAGTCTTTTTAGATGTACTCGAAGAATTGTGCGATCGCTACACCGCTAAATCCCAAGAGGTTGAAACAGATATTCCTAGTGACTTACCTTATGTATATGCCGATCCAGAACGCATCCGCCAAGTGCTAGTGAATCTGTTAGATAACGCCATCAAATATACCCCAGAAGGTGGCAAGATTAGCGTTTCGGGATTGCACCGCACTACTCAAAAAGTTCAGTTTAGTATTGGCGATACTGGGCCTGGTATTCCTGTAGAAAATCGCGATCGCATCTTTGAAAACCACTTCCGCCTACAACGGGATGAAGGTAAAGAAGGTTACGGCATTGGTCTTTGTTTATGCCAGCGTATTATCGTGGCACACTATGGCCAAATTTGGGTAGATTCCGCCCCCAATAATGGAGCATGGTTCCACTTCACGCTGCCAGTTTATCCTTCTTAG
- a CDS encoding DUF2854 domain-containing protein has protein sequence MLRQISLGTLGLTIGGILTIMGFVAYAGNNATLNLVGFFYGIPLLLGGLALKANELKPVPFTQKTSPSALILREQQATDTQNKIRKDITRYCYGQDAHLDTTLSFLGLSPTDQERPTVTGLREVEVNGNYALILEFDSPLIPIDVWQKKQEKMTNYFGPGLEVQITQPSENTIELALINTPKESLVSTQ, from the coding sequence ATGCTACGCCAAATCTCTTTGGGAACACTCGGTTTAACTATCGGTGGCATATTAACCATTATGGGCTTCGTCGCCTATGCTGGTAATAATGCCACACTCAATCTTGTCGGATTTTTTTACGGTATTCCTCTATTGTTGGGAGGACTGGCGCTGAAAGCTAATGAACTTAAGCCAGTACCCTTTACCCAAAAGACATCTCCGTCAGCATTGATACTGCGGGAACAGCAAGCAACTGATACTCAAAATAAAATTCGCAAAGATATCACCCGATATTGTTACGGTCAAGATGCTCATTTAGATACAACACTTTCTTTTCTGGGTTTGAGTCCCACAGACCAGGAACGACCAACAGTCACAGGGTTACGAGAAGTAGAAGTGAATGGGAACTATGCCCTAATTTTAGAATTTGATTCACCGCTAATACCAATTGATGTATGGCAAAAAAAGCAGGAAAAAATGACTAATTATTTTGGACCGGGATTGGAGGTTCAAATAACACAGCCATCTGAAAATACAATTGAGTTAGCGCTGATTAATACTCCAAAAGAGTCACTAGTCAGTACTCAATAG
- a CDS encoding alpha/beta hydrolase yields the protein MRFKFLGLRRTLVLLGSTCLVLLSTPALAAERVVLNYGIFRESLSVGELSTFAQTGELSRSLRVDFALARQDPKAIRQYLTEPVKVNLVFLDRVLNSQIGNIILDQISQVIYTPSRRADRQALRSALVLSASQDGQVSLIEIIQNYPTNEVEVDGKRLEGAYRQLRRLQTSLQDLLNF from the coding sequence ATGCGTTTTAAATTTTTGGGGTTGCGTCGCACCTTGGTTTTACTAGGTAGTACCTGTCTTGTACTTTTGTCTACTCCTGCCTTGGCTGCGGAACGAGTAGTGCTGAACTATGGTATCTTCCGTGAATCGCTTTCAGTAGGCGAACTATCTACCTTTGCCCAAACAGGTGAACTTTCACGTTCATTACGAGTTGATTTTGCGTTAGCACGACAAGATCCTAAAGCCATTCGTCAGTATTTAACGGAGCCTGTGAAAGTAAACCTAGTATTTTTAGATAGAGTTCTGAATAGCCAGATTGGTAATATTATTTTGGATCAAATTAGTCAAGTTATTTATACACCGTCTCGGAGAGCAGATCGGCAGGCTTTGCGATCTGCTTTGGTACTTTCTGCAAGTCAAGATGGACAGGTGTCGCTAATCGAAATTATTCAAAATTATCCCACTAATGAAGTGGAAGTTGATGGCAAACGCTTGGAGGGTGCATACCGTCAACTTCGTCGCTTGCAAACAAGCCTACAAGATTTACTCAATTTTTAG
- a CDS encoding DUF1565 domain-containing protein, with product MKYRGFHISIAKNFRLLSSSHLRYTLRGGAGLTAMLAVYCGSILLPGAVNAGATHPQGIAPTLTAQVPTTAAAIYVNPATGVDSASAGTTSAAPYKSISFALSQAQAGAVIQLAPGNYNQESGETFPLLLKPGVTLRGDEASKGQAILITGGGFYTSRTFARQDITILAEQDTTITGVTVTNPNSRGTAVWVESTNPTIKNSTFTNSVREGVFVTGTGNPKIESNIFVQNKGNGISIAKAAQGEIRGNLFQDTGFGLAIGGTSTPLIVENQIVENQDGLFISESAKPVLRKNVIQNNKRDGVVATVSALPDLGTNENPGGNLIRNNTRYDVNNATKTSKIVAVGNDIDQKKIFGSVDFVAAAVDVPPGGPVAFKDVPANYWAKTYIEALASQNIIAGFPDGSFKPNEPVTRAQFATIVTKALTPPAKRAGIKFKDVATNFWAYAAIQSAYQSQFVSGYPDGTFKPQQQIPRVQALVSLANGLGLTANNQNVLSFYTDAAQIPNYAIAPVAAATARQLVINYPTAKQLNPNRQATRAEVAAFVYQALVSAGRAQPIPSSYLVTAQ from the coding sequence ATGAAATATCGGGGTTTTCACATTTCTATAGCGAAAAATTTTCGCCTTCTTTCTAGCAGTCATCTCAGATATACTTTACGCGGGGGAGCCGGACTAACGGCAATGCTTGCGGTTTACTGCGGTTCAATATTACTACCCGGTGCGGTTAATGCTGGTGCGACTCACCCACAAGGTATTGCCCCAACTCTCACAGCACAAGTTCCGACAACCGCCGCAGCAATTTATGTTAATCCCGCAACTGGTGTAGATAGTGCTAGTGCTGGTACAACCTCAGCTGCACCTTACAAAAGCATCAGTTTCGCTCTCAGTCAAGCCCAAGCAGGTGCAGTTATTCAATTAGCACCTGGGAACTATAACCAGGAAAGTGGCGAAACCTTCCCATTGTTGCTTAAACCAGGAGTGACACTGCGGGGTGATGAAGCTAGTAAAGGTCAGGCAATATTAATTACAGGTGGAGGTTTCTACACTAGTCGTACCTTTGCTAGACAAGACATTACCATCCTTGCCGAACAAGATACCACTATTACCGGTGTCACCGTCACCAACCCAAATAGCCGGGGTACGGCTGTGTGGGTGGAATCAACTAATCCTACTATCAAAAATAGTACTTTTACTAACAGTGTCAGAGAGGGTGTTTTTGTCACGGGTACAGGCAATCCTAAAATTGAAAGTAACATCTTTGTGCAAAACAAAGGCAATGGGATTTCAATTGCTAAAGCTGCTCAAGGAGAAATTCGGGGTAACTTATTTCAGGATACTGGTTTTGGTCTAGCGATCGGTGGTACTTCCACACCCCTAATTGTGGAAAACCAAATCGTCGAAAACCAAGATGGTCTTTTTATCTCAGAGTCAGCGAAGCCTGTATTGCGTAAGAATGTCATTCAGAACAATAAGCGGGATGGTGTAGTAGCAACTGTTAGTGCTTTACCTGACCTTGGTACCAACGAAAATCCTGGTGGTAATCTTATCCGCAATAACACTCGTTATGATGTAAACAATGCCACTAAAACCAGTAAAATTGTCGCTGTTGGCAACGATATCGATCAGAAAAAGATTTTTGGCTCAGTAGATTTTGTTGCCGCAGCTGTTGATGTACCACCTGGTGGGCCTGTTGCCTTTAAAGATGTGCCAGCAAATTACTGGGCAAAAACCTACATCGAAGCTTTGGCTTCTCAAAATATTATTGCTGGCTTTCCTGATGGCAGCTTTAAACCCAATGAACCTGTAACCCGCGCTCAATTTGCCACTATTGTCACTAAAGCTTTAACACCACCAGCCAAACGCGCAGGTATTAAGTTTAAAGATGTAGCAACAAATTTCTGGGCTTACGCTGCAATTCAATCTGCTTACCAGAGCCAATTTGTTTCTGGTTATCCCGATGGCACTTTTAAACCACAGCAGCAAATTCCCAGAGTGCAGGCGCTAGTCTCTTTAGCTAATGGTTTGGGCTTAACTGCGAATAATCAGAACGTCCTTTCTTTTTATACCGATGCTGCCCAGATTCCTAATTATGCGATCGCTCCTGTTGCGGCTGCAACTGCGCGGCAACTAGTAATCAACTATCCCACAGCGAAGCAACTCAATCCTAATCGTCAAGCGACTAGAGCCGAGGTTGCTGCCTTTGTTTACCAGGCACTCGTCAGTGCTGGACGTGCCCAACCAATTCCTTCATCTTATTTGGTAACAGCCCAGTAA
- a CDS encoding S-layer homology domain-containing protein translates to MLPCKRPAVFLIWAVLLTSLTACANSPVAKNLEESLAADPKLQSNPVVFGESQSKQPQAQPNDSTVQLPADFPKDIPLYANAKLEEVIPASGSENKTSTRWLSSDPSNFIASFYGNQFKTNNWQILQQPTDDAGGTFEVRRNDLLLKISIQPKSVTNATPNQPQTATELLIDYVPNSIATAQTTPNTNSSETTNVVPQPGNPQFIGPVPPANLAAQPQSTANNQITPTATAESQEFSDLNKVPQEWRQHIQDLAALGVLSLEPKVTKSNSTTTNNQFEPGKIVTHREYARWLIAANNAMYASNPAKQIRLASESTQPIFSDVTAKDPDFPAIQGLAEAGLIPSPLSGDSTAVLFRPDAPLTREQLLLWKSPLDTRQALPSANLDTVKQTWGFQDAARIDPKALRAVLADYQNGEQSNIRRVFGYTTLFQPKKPVTRAEAAMTLWYFGSQSEGVSATEALKLKRS, encoded by the coding sequence GTGCTTCCCTGTAAACGTCCAGCTGTATTTCTAATTTGGGCTGTTCTACTGACTTCCTTAACAGCCTGTGCTAACAGTCCAGTCGCCAAAAACCTTGAAGAATCTTTGGCGGCAGATCCGAAGCTGCAAAGCAATCCAGTTGTGTTTGGAGAATCTCAGAGTAAGCAACCACAAGCACAGCCAAACGATTCAACAGTTCAATTACCAGCTGATTTTCCCAAAGATATCCCCCTATATGCCAATGCCAAACTGGAGGAAGTTATACCTGCTAGCGGTTCAGAAAATAAAACCTCAACTCGTTGGTTGAGTTCTGACCCTAGCAACTTTATCGCTAGCTTTTATGGCAACCAGTTTAAAACAAATAACTGGCAGATTTTGCAACAGCCAACAGATGATGCGGGAGGTACTTTTGAGGTACGTCGTAACGATTTACTGTTGAAGATTTCTATTCAGCCTAAATCAGTTACTAACGCTACACCTAATCAACCGCAAACCGCCACAGAATTACTAATTGATTACGTACCGAATAGTATTGCTACAGCACAAACTACCCCAAATACAAATTCTAGCGAAACTACTAACGTCGTTCCTCAACCAGGAAATCCACAGTTCATTGGGCCAGTACCACCTGCAAACTTGGCAGCACAGCCACAAAGTACGGCTAATAACCAAATAACTCCTACAGCCACAGCCGAATCTCAAGAATTCAGCGATCTGAATAAAGTACCTCAAGAATGGCGGCAACACATCCAAGACTTAGCCGCATTAGGTGTTTTATCCCTAGAACCAAAGGTAACTAAGAGTAATTCTACTACTACAAATAATCAGTTTGAACCCGGTAAAATTGTTACACATCGGGAATATGCTCGTTGGCTAATTGCTGCTAACAATGCTATGTATGCCAGCAATCCAGCTAAACAAATTCGCTTGGCATCAGAAAGCACTCAACCAATTTTTAGTGATGTTACCGCAAAAGACCCTGATTTTCCAGCAATTCAGGGATTAGCCGAAGCTGGGCTAATTCCCAGTCCTTTGTCTGGAGATTCCACAGCTGTTTTGTTTCGTCCTGATGCACCCCTAACGCGGGAACAATTACTGTTGTGGAAATCACCTCTAGATACTCGCCAAGCTTTACCTTCTGCTAACTTAGATACGGTTAAACAGACCTGGGGTTTCCAAGACGCAGCGCGAATTGACCCCAAGGCTTTAAGAGCAGTGCTGGCTGATTATCAAAATGGCGAGCAATCGAATATTCGGCGGGTGTTTGGCTATACGACTCTGTTTCAGCCCAAAAAACCAGTAACTCGTGCTGAGGCTGCTATGACTTTGTGGTATTTCGGCAGTCAGAGTGAAGGGGTGTCAGCAACTGAAGCTTTGAAGTTAAAACGAAGTTAA
- a CDS encoding SGNH/GDSL hydrolase family protein: MKKQAVAAGFVLLSFMLPLKASAASFSNFYVFGDSLSDTGNVFAATGGLAAPTTAIPQDPQYFQGRFSNGQVWVDYLGDQLGLTPSPYITLNPAIPNQGINFAVGGASSGQGNAVVPNAPLPGVLEQVGLLTQPILQANQKLDPNALYAVWGGANDYVFGQATNTTQTVQNLSNAVWLLASAGAKNILVFNLPDLGKIPLAFATGSSSNLAALTNEHNQELAQELGKFSNNSDLNLISVDVFSLFNQVEANPGEFGFQNVTNPCVVGNFQTILSVCSQPNDYLFYDSVHPTTGVHKLVADAALAAIEAKSVPEPAINLGILALGAFGALGILKRQQKKAAFMTPVRVVDAQLSHITVEN, encoded by the coding sequence ATGAAAAAACAAGCTGTAGCCGCAGGATTTGTTCTCTTATCTTTCATGTTACCGCTCAAGGCGAGTGCAGCGAGTTTTAGCAACTTTTACGTGTTTGGCGACAGCCTTTCTGATACTGGAAATGTCTTCGCTGCTACTGGTGGTTTAGCCGCTCCGACAACAGCCATTCCCCAAGATCCACAATACTTTCAAGGACGTTTTTCTAATGGGCAGGTTTGGGTAGACTATCTTGGAGATCAGCTAGGATTAACACCCTCTCCATACATTACTTTAAATCCTGCTATTCCTAACCAAGGGATTAACTTTGCTGTGGGTGGTGCTAGTTCTGGTCAAGGTAATGCTGTTGTTCCTAATGCACCGTTACCAGGAGTACTGGAGCAAGTCGGCTTGCTGACGCAACCCATCTTACAAGCCAATCAGAAGCTCGATCCAAATGCCCTCTATGCTGTGTGGGGAGGTGCAAATGATTATGTGTTTGGTCAAGCTACTAATACGACTCAAACAGTTCAGAATTTATCAAATGCAGTATGGTTACTTGCATCAGCTGGCGCGAAAAATATTTTAGTCTTTAACTTGCCTGATTTGGGCAAGATTCCATTGGCATTCGCTACAGGTTCATCTAGCAACTTGGCTGCTTTGACAAATGAGCATAACCAGGAATTAGCACAGGAACTAGGCAAATTTAGCAATAACTCTGATCTGAATCTCATCTCTGTCGATGTGTTTTCCCTATTTAATCAAGTAGAAGCAAATCCAGGAGAGTTTGGATTTCAAAATGTGACTAACCCTTGCGTAGTAGGAAATTTCCAGACAATCCTCAGTGTTTGTTCTCAACCAAACGATTATTTATTCTATGACTCCGTACATCCAACAACAGGGGTTCATAAGTTAGTTGCAGATGCTGCGCTGGCGGCGATTGAGGCTAAGTCTGTTCCTGAACCTGCGATAAATTTGGGGATTTTAGCTCTTGGTGCTTTTGGTGCTTTAGGAATCCTGAAGCGTCAACAAAAAAAAGCAGCATTTATGACACCAGTTCGGGTTGTTGATGCACAATTATCTCATATAACAGTTGAAAACTGA
- a CDS encoding DUF3493 domain-containing protein gives MVDQNLKNRLNPEQYASLKAEIAAPYRGLRQFIYIAFGASGSIGAFVFFFQVLAGRDVESALPSLALQVGIVALMVFLWRWEQRRQQRPQSGKSPNS, from the coding sequence ATGGTAGATCAAAATCTCAAAAATCGCCTTAACCCCGAACAGTATGCCAGCCTCAAAGCAGAAATAGCCGCTCCTTATCGCGGCTTAAGACAATTTATCTATATCGCTTTTGGTGCTTCTGGCTCCATTGGCGCATTCGTGTTTTTTTTCCAAGTGCTTGCCGGACGGGATGTTGAGAGTGCTTTGCCTAGTTTAGCTCTCCAAGTAGGAATAGTTGCCCTAATGGTCTTCCTTTGGCGTTGGGAACAGCGTCGGCAACAACGTCCTCAATCAGGCAAAAGTCCTAATTCTTGA
- a CDS encoding low-complexity tail membrane protein gives MHSFRSEPILWIHVAGLATLPVFLVLCLIFLSVGEPFLPVWMELFLVSAIGILPLLWMQLRRPFYIFALLGIALKPENLTERQRKILCLINTKLNRILALVAAVLSILVLWHLYQFAPLIADSAKFLPQWRSLALVLAGLAFLGSNLFLQIPVSVMRVLVTNDTEFAGIEPLSLEKIKQDFTILGVRVNQIVPRLLQSLFRINTDS, from the coding sequence ATGCATTCATTTCGCTCTGAACCTATTTTGTGGATTCACGTCGCTGGATTGGCGACGTTGCCTGTTTTTTTAGTACTCTGCTTAATATTTTTGTCTGTAGGCGAGCCGTTTTTGCCAGTCTGGATGGAGCTATTTTTAGTTTCCGCCATTGGTATTCTCCCCCTGCTATGGATGCAGTTACGTCGCCCTTTTTATATATTCGCTCTTTTAGGAATAGCCCTAAAACCAGAAAATCTGACTGAGCGGCAGCGAAAAATTCTCTGTTTAATTAATACAAAGTTAAATCGTATCCTGGCATTAGTGGCAGCAGTATTGTCGATTTTGGTGCTGTGGCATCTTTACCAATTTGCCCCATTAATAGCAGATTCAGCCAAATTCCTTCCACAATGGCGCAGCCTTGCACTAGTGCTTGCGGGATTAGCCTTTTTAGGCAGCAATCTATTTTTACAAATACCTGTGAGTGTAATGCGAGTTTTAGTGACTAATGACACAGAATTCGCTGGCATAGAGCCATTATCTTTAGAAAAGATTAAGCAGGATTTCACAATTTTAGGGGTGCGGGTTAATCAAATCGTGCCCCGATTGTTGCAATCCTTGTTTAGGATTAATACAGATTCATAA